One genomic region from Jilunia laotingensis encodes:
- the pyrB gene encoding aspartate carbamoyltransferase, with product MENRSLVTIAEHSKEKILYMLEMAKLFEKNPNRRLLEGKVVATLFFEPSTRTRLSFETAANRLGARVIGFSDPKATSSSKGETLKDTIKMVSNYADIIVMRHFLEGAARYASEVTDIPIVNAGDGANQHPSQTMLDLYSIYKTQGTLENLNIYMVGDLKYGRTVHSLLMAMRHFNPTFHFIAPDELRMPEEYKIYCKEHNIKYVEHTDFTDDTIAEADILYMTRVQRERFTDLMEYERVKNVYILRASMLEKTRPNMRILHPLPRVNEIAYDVDDSPKAYYFQQAQNGLYAREAILCDVLGITLEML from the coding sequence ATGGAAAACAGAAGTTTAGTAACCATCGCCGAACATTCCAAAGAAAAGATTCTCTACATGCTTGAAATGGCGAAGCTATTTGAAAAAAATCCTAATCGCAGGTTACTCGAAGGAAAAGTAGTAGCCACCTTGTTCTTTGAACCCTCTACTCGTACCCGTTTGAGTTTTGAAACTGCAGCCAATCGCCTTGGCGCACGTGTCATTGGCTTTAGCGACCCAAAAGCCACCAGTTCTTCCAAAGGAGAAACACTTAAAGACACCATAAAAATGGTAAGTAATTACGCGGACATAATTGTAATGCGTCATTTTTTGGAAGGAGCAGCACGCTATGCAAGCGAAGTAACAGATATTCCCATTGTTAATGCAGGAGATGGTGCTAATCAGCACCCTTCACAAACAATGCTAGACCTTTACTCCATCTATAAGACACAAGGTACACTTGAAAATCTGAATATTTATATGGTAGGCGATCTTAAATACGGTCGAACGGTTCATTCACTTCTTATGGCCATGCGCCATTTTAATCCAACTTTCCATTTTATTGCACCTGATGAATTAAGAATGCCGGAAGAATATAAAATATACTGCAAAGAACATAATATAAAATATGTAGAACATACTGATTTTACAGATGATACCATTGCTGAAGCTGATATTCTCTATATGACCCGGGTACAGCGAGAGCGTTTCACTGATTTGATGGAATATGAAAGAGTAAAAAACGTGTATATCTTGCGTGCAAGTATGTTAGAAAAGACACGTCCCAACATGCGTATCCTTCACCCACTGCCTCGTGTCAATGAGATTGCTTATGATGTGGATGATAGCCCGAAAGCATACTACTTTCAACAGGCTCAAAATGGATTATATGCCCGTGAAGCTATTCTCTGCGATGTATTAGGTATCACTTTGGAAATGTTATGA